DNA sequence from the Alosa alosa isolate M-15738 ecotype Scorff River chromosome 2, AALO_Geno_1.1, whole genome shotgun sequence genome:
ATGTATATGTCCAGAGTAGTTATATATTTCTATGTCAAATACACTCTATTTATTATGCTATTTGCGAAGGAGTTTTAAAAGTTTATTCTTGAAGATGTCTAAATTAAAGTATTATTCATTACGTTTTTTTCTACAGTGAGTTGAGATCTTGAGAGaagctttatttattttttattgaacAGTTTGTCTCATCACCAGCAGGGAGGGACACAGAGTACATTCCAGAACACTGCAGTGATTTGAACATGATTTGCATATCAAATACCATGATGGTATCAAGCTAAAGccaaaaaccacacacacacattggatatttttgtgttttttgaggTTAATGCTGCATATGATGCACTTTTGCACAGCTAATGCCCCAAAATCATGCTCTTTGGCTTAGCTACATACTTGTGTACATGCACTGTTTACTTGTAACATTCCTCTTTAAATCTGTCTATATCCGTGAAAAAAGAAAATTGGCAATAAAGGATTTCAGTCACTGAGAAATTAGTACTATCGTTGTTTTGATTTGTCCCAGACAGCTCAAAGGTAACGGTCAGTGGAAATGTAGATGCTTGCATTGGCCAGTTCCGAGACCAGCACATGTTCCTTTAGCATTGGCCAGTTCCGAGAGCAGCACATGTCCCTTTAGGCAAACATGGTGAGAGAGATCCACTGGAAGAGAAGAGACAGGAAAGACAAGCTGTTCATTAAGCCTTTGAAAGTAAATCTCTGATAGTCTGAAAGTCTAAAAAGCCTTGAGGACAATTACATCATTCCACTTCCTCTGATATGACAGCAGATTAATTCAatcagggaaaaaaaacttgACTTGATATAATATTCCATATATAATATGACACCAGATGAATACAAATGGTTCAGAAGTGTTCAAATTGTAGCCTTGGAAAACAAAACTGCACCTCAGTCACTCCCGTTCCAAATACATTCTTTGGTGAGAGCATTGTAAAAAGAAGTCTGCCATAAAGAAGGCCCGCAACAACAAACCTGGGAGAAGTTGAAGGATACCACTCCATCAGCATCGGTGTCCATTGTTTTGAAGGTCTCTGGAGAGGCAAAGAGTGACAAAGCAAACATTCTTGCATTTCCTTATCAGGCCTTAAAATGACTTGCCTACTTCCATGTGTAAGGGTGCCTCAGACTATGGATAATTATTCTGTACACCGCTGTCTTGACGTGTCAACCCTCCCCTGTGAAGAACTATATTCAATAGCAGCCTAGGACGTGGATTGACAGTAAACCAATCAGTGGCTGTAAAGGTTGTTGTGCCGTCAATGGGGAGTATGGAGAGGAGGGACTTGGAGAAGGAGCCTTgacgagtgagagagaagatggcAGCCTCAAGTGGACTACACACGTTAGACAAAAGTGAAGGTACTCTATCGAGTTGCATTAAGTTAAGTATTAAGTAAAGTATCTTTAAGTTCAGTTCAAAGTAGTGTCATTGTGTTCGGTTCTTGGACGAAGGATACCTGGAACGGTTGTGTCACGGAGAAGAACAAGTCTACACTTCAATCAACTTTGCGTTGTTGCCGTTCGGAAAGTGTATGACGTCGTAGTGTGAGGTGGAATTGCCTCACTAGTTATCCTATTGTGAAGTTAAATTAGTTTAGAGAACAAAGTGTTAGTTTCGTCGTCTTTCTAGATTAACGTGGGACGTTTCATCACGTCAGCTTGCAAGAGAAGCCAGCGCTTGTTCGTCaagctcactctctcccctcccctcccctctctcactcccgcGGCCCCAACGGTGTGGTCTGTGAGTATTCCCTGCCACATGAGACTCTCCACTCCAGTTACTGGCACGAATAGACGTTCACCCCGTGAACTGGCTAATACTTTTCTTGTGGAACACTTTTAAGTGACCATCCTGTCTGACACTGAGCGAACATTTAACTATAAGTGACAACAGTCGTTGACAGCGGGAATTGAGTCATGCCAAAGCATTGAACTTATTGGGAGGGACTTTTGTGATACTGAATCACGTGTTGTGGTGCTTACAAGTGTATTACAATGTGTTATGTGCTGTTGATGTTATGATGTGTAATTGAAGGGGGTTTACTAAATCTAAATGCCTGTTGAAGGGAATTGTTAAGACCTAGTGAATACGGAACTATAGCCTAAAGGTGAACTAAGAAAGGGGCTTATTTGATTTTGTGTTAATACGGTCATGATTTGGGTTTCATGTAAATTGATAATTGCTTGGTTTGGTTGCCCCTCATTTTCAGTTTGTCAGATTTCAGATTAATACCTCACCAGTGAGTAGGTGTAAGGGTACCAGGTTTTCATAATCAAAAAGGTTTGATTCCAGTTAAAGCAAATGAGAAATTAAAAGTAACTTTGTTGACCATAACTTAAGCGTTCTGGTGTGAGGTTACACATGTAAAACTAAAGAACACTAGGTGTTGTAGATGTGTCCAGTTGATCAATGGGTGACTAGTACTCACTGAACATAGACTCCAAACGAATCAGGCAAGTGACAAAGTTATCAAAATCCACATTAAGGTCTGGCTTGGCGTAGCGCAGAATGATCAGCTGGAAGAGGTGGTTATTCAACTTGAAACCTGTTGGTCAGGGGAGAGAAGAAACAACAGTTGAGTAGATCTCATTAATGAGCATTGACAGTACTGTCTCCCAGTATCCTCATTGGTATGCTGTACCTGCAGATTCCAGTGCCAGACGCATCTCATAGGAGCTCATGGTGCCAGACTTGTCCAAGTCAAACTTCCTAAATATAGTCTGAGGATTTGGGGGTAGTGGAAGAAATGGAAAGTTCCATTCAGTTGAATaaaacaaactcaaaataatgataaatatgGAATTGTATTACTATTATCTTTTTTAGGGGGTTGATCCTACGCACAAGGTATTTCTTAACTTTCTCCCAGAGCACATGGAAGTCTGCCAGGCCTAGCTTTCCACTGCCATTAGTCTGTCAGAGAGGAACACAATAAGACATAAATCCAGATGTAAGCAAGTCCATGAAAGATGAACACAAGTGTATGAGGTGCATGTGCATGAATTTAAACGAAAGAGAAGACCACATACGTCCATTAGAGCTATCATACATCGACACGCCTCCTTTCCAAAGCCATCTGTTTTCAGGTCTTTATCTGCATATTAACAATTCAAATGTTCAGTAAGGTTTTaggtacaaaacaaaacaatcaaaGGGTAGTGTACACGATGCAATGTGCTTCCTGAGGAGAACACTTACGTTTGCTTACAACCCTGTTCAAGATCATTTGCAACTTCGATATAGTGATCACCATTTCCTGTTGACAAAAGCATAGTCGTGATACACAGGCATAAGCAGGATCAGAAAATGACACCACTCACTCCCTCGCCCCTGGCATCTTCCATGGTCTTACCTGTCCAGCCAGCTGTTTGAAGAGGTTTTTGAAGCCTTCATCAATCTGACTCTCATCAAGCCGCTCCTACAGTGAGGAACACACATTATAAAAAGGGCTACAACACCTTCTGGCCAGGGTATCATAACTTAACTTTCAATTCGAAAAATTTCAGCATGAATAATTTAGCATGTTGAAACACTGAACGTTGAATTGTAGTCTTAAATGGTCTTGATAAAAATGGCCAGTCGAAGAGGCACTAGACAGGGGTAACTGAATTAAGTAGaaatgggttgtgtgtgtgtgtgtgtgtgtgtgattgtgtgtgtgtgtgtaacgttaAGTTAGCTGTTGGtcagtctttctgtctctcacctcCTCAGGCAGATCTGCTGTCAGCTCATCGTCTAGCTCTCTAGtcaaacagaaacacaacatCAATCAGTTTCCTTTTCCTAGCCATCAAAACCCAGTGTTGTCCTTATCTTTTTGTTCACCCTCCAGGGCGACAAGGGTGACCTGGACCTGTATTTTATCACAGTATGAGCAAAATGTTTCATGTTTCATTTTTAACCTTCCCATTTGATCCCCAGCAGTAAAACCACTTTAGGTTCCCTCACATACTGGGAGTCGGCCGGTTTCTCCGAGAACACCCTCAGCACAAAGTCTCCCTCCTTCTGGGGTTCGAAGGTGGACGGGACGATGATGTACTCCCCCTCTGGGAGGCAGAAGCGGGAGCTGACCTCGCGCAGGTTGATGAAGAGCTCCGAGCGCGCTTTGGACGCCTGCTTCAGGAAGAAGTCCCGACGCAGGTGCATCCCCGCCTGACCTTTACACTGACCGACCCAGCGGAGAGAAAACACAGGAGGgtcaaagagtgtgtgtgaaacaacAACATTGTCCTGTTCATATGAGTCAATACTGTGAGATGTCTGAAAATTAGCTGATAATGCAGAGAAGGCACTGACATACCTCTTCAGGAACCTGTTAGATAAAGAAAAAGGGGTCAATAAATATGATTTTGTCACAATGAACAAGTAGACTTCAGTGatagtcaaaacattttgttAAGTAGGATGATGTgttaataatatcaataacgTTCCTACTGAATTTAATTATGGATTCTGCCTTTAAGTTGGGTTAAGTGTAAattctactgtatgtgttgcCCGCTGCAGAGACCCACGTTCCTCATATATAGCAAATCCAATGGTCTCCATGTCCTTGCCCTCCTGACGTAACCGACGACGATCCTTCTGCATCAGGGCCACCAGAAAGCTGCAATCTGACTGGCTGTCTGTGTCTGGCTGCGTGAGGGCTATTTTGTACTGAGGATTGATCCAGAATGTTGCTTTGGAACAGGAACACAATGCATGCAACCCATACATCAATCATTAATGTTCATAACTTGTCACTAGTCGTCTGAATACCTTTACATACACAGTATGTCAATTCAATTCCTCTCTATAAGTGACCATCAAACAAACTGACACAAATAAATGTTGTAAAAGATGTAGTTGTGCAGGGCTAGGGGAGTTGTGTACCTGGGTAATTTCTACATCCGCCAGCGGTGCTGCCCCTTCTCCACTCCCCCGGGTAGAGCACCGTGTTCCACTTCTTCAGCTGACTCACCTGCAGGGCATCTGGTGTCAGATTACAGATCTCCAGGCGACTGAACTCCCGCATAAAGTCACTAAAGGACATCCTGTGTGTGGAGATGGATGTGCGTGAGCTCATCTGAGCTTAGGGGAGAAGGGTGGCCAATGAGAAAACCCCCAAAACGATAACTGACCCACATTCAACAACATGACTGAGACCCACCAGAATTCTCCATCTTCACTACGGTGATGTAGTCTGGACCGGACAGATGGATCAACACTGTTCCACTCCCGTGATCTGAAAAGAACCACAGCTAATGTACTGACACTGACTGCAACCAGTCTTAAAAGTCatcgctttgggttgcactttgtgcatgttaaatgcgctatactaaataaaactgacttgacttgacttaaaatCCATGGCGTACTCGCCATACACAGCTTGTCCATTCCACaactctttctttatctctcatcctccctccatctcatcCCTCTTTCTTACTCGTCACTCCAGGCTCCTGTCCACTCCACCTCTCCCCAGGGGTTGCGGATGCGTATCAGTTTGGTCAGGCTCCCCTTCAACTCCACCTAAACAGGAAACACCCTCCTCTAAGGGCTCGTTCTCATAGACGCAGCATTCTTGTCATTTTAACACCGCTACTCTGGAGGTGAGTGGGGTAGAGTTCTCActcacctcctccacccctGTGACAGAGTAGGCGTGGCCCTTCACCAGCTTCTTGAAGGTGACTGCTTCCATGTCAAAGAAGCCAGTGATCTGTGAgcacaggcagagagacagacattagACGGACATCGGACATTTTCTCTGGTTCAGGCAGAGCTGCTGGAGAGTCGAGAGCTTGCTTACGTCGATGGAACAGCCGAGCAGGGAGCCTCTGTCCACCGCTTTCTGGATGATGCTGTAGAGGTTCGGGGGGGCCTTCTTTAGCTCGTACATCTCCGTCACCCCACCGGTGAAGTCTTCGAAGCCCTCAGAGGTGCTGCCACCAGAGAGTGCTTCGTAACAGCCATTCAGCCTGTCACACAAGGTGGAAGTGTTGCTATGCAGAGGAGCATAATGTTGTCTCAAAGCTGAGAAATAAACAGCTGTCTCTCTATTAGGATGAAAGGCTCATACAAGAAACTCCTAAATTGTCGCCTTTCTCTTGCCATACTTTGCATAGGCTTTCTCCAGCAGTGCACTCCAGAATTCTGCTCCCTCAGCTGAGTGGACGaacagcagctttccatccctCACCGGCAGCCGGTCATCCACCACCACATCCACCCACTCTCCGAACTGCCAGATCTGCAGTGGGCCAAACAGAGAGGGTAACTCGCTGAGTCAGTCATGACCTCACCTGACCTGACCACCAGGTGGCACAGCTGTACACCAGCAACACCAGGAGTGACAAATAAATCCTCCTTCACTTCAAGTAAACATTAACACACAGTATATTGTCAATTACTATGATTATCAATAATTATTGTGTATATGAATAATCTGTTGTGCAAAGGAGCACACTAAACCATCTGTTGTTTGGTTTAAACTCAACAATCTTCAGGTTCAAATAATAAGGTTCATCTGTCAAGCTGCAATGTTCCCAGCAATGCAGATATGGGGGAAATGAGCCAACTTCACATGGGAGAGTGACACAGATATGCGGTTTCTAAACGGATGCCAAGACTTTTACTGCACCAGGAGCTGGACATGCTGCTGCTGTGAGTTATTATTGGTTCTTCCTCCTCAGTGCACTCAGTCCAGCTTAAACTGAGCTAAAGTGCAGGGTAGTAatgttattacagttttttctgattgcttaagcacattttgtgtaactatggcttttttttgcaaaactctacacacaaataggaaaacctttcacccaatcagcaaaacattgtagttcccttgcaaaagctaacacaccttgcctcttttcacaccttcgtaaaaatgatgTTTTCGTATTAAacaagtaaacacaagccatcacaataataagcacacaatgtgccaactacacactgtttgaggtcatactgatggtcatagttctgtaaacatacagggatccaaacttcaagtattggtgtttatttacaaacatcaaaacaaacacaagtgtgtttttccaagtcaaaacacaaaatagcaattttactgagacaaaacaaatcagtctacatcgggtcgtctctcaaaatttcgtctatcacatgcaatgtcttagtccaaggcaccgggaaaaatatattctggaatgacgtatccaggcctgacatgacaatatccccacatgtagacagttttttttgtctgtaaaagggctatttctttctcttctcacttttcctgctccctccattgtacccattgtacattacctgtggcttatttatagtgcttaggctgatagcaaaatgaactaattatctaaaacagttttcacatgagaaagtgtgccagagagttggcaaaatagtataaataatagccatacatgtgtataaATTTgccaggagtgtgttgatcatttggaaattgagtgtaaagcagtgagttgtgtttacagtttcgcaaaaagagtgctgtgcagtaaattgtgcctacagttgtgcaaagtgtgtgttacaaaattgcaaactgagtgcaaagcaatgtttgtgcttttagttttgcgaactcagtgagtggttttgctataagtattaatagttttagaaattgtgctataagaatcacagttgtgtttaagcattcagaaaaaaactgtaagaccAAATTTCATTCACTAACacacatgtaatgtaatggttatggttatgatatttagcagacacttttgtccaaagcgaaaaAATGATATCTATTCTTCATTATCTATTGTTTTGTATGTGCCGAACAGTGAAGTAATGCACTATGTGATATTATAGAAAGTGAGTATAAATTTTAAACAGCATGACAAACAAAAACTGATTACATCTAGAATACTACAATGCTCGTGGGCAATCCCTGCAGCTTATGTGTTATTCCACCTGCTGACTAAAATGAATTGCTGTCGGTCTGCAGGGAATTTGCTGTCTACTGCAGGCTAGTGTTCatgtttatccctctctctctctctctctctctctctctctctctctctgtccagccGGGTGTGCAACTGTAACACACAGTGCCGCTGGAACTGTGGATATGACTGGAATTTTGCAGACGGGTGCTGGTTGTGCGGCCCTGCCCTAAAGTTCTGttggggcagagagaggagaacacaGTGTATAGAGTCACCATTCACCTATAAATAAAGCCTTTAAATATAGCAGTAAGCAAGCTGGCTTATATGCAAGAATGGTAACTGAGCAATGGGGAGGGGGATGGGATTAAAGGACTGTGGAAGCCAGTCACCGAGCTAAGATCAGGCAGATCGAAGGAGAAATGGAAATCCTTACGCCACTTTGAATTTCATACCACACCTGTCAAACTATAAGTTATGGTCTAAACATGGGGGACTGTGCAAGGGTCTTATGGTTTGATTTAATGGAGTCAGATACTGCAATAAGAGTAGGGCTGTTTGGGAGATAATGACACGTGGTTGTTATTGGATGAGACAGACATCTATGTATCAGTAAGAGACAATGGAGAGGATAAAGTACAGTACCTGGAAGTGAAATATTCCTGCATAGTCATGGTGGAAGCTCTGTCCATGGGGCACCACCCGATGCAACAAGGGCTCATTCAGGGTAAGGCATGCAATGGCTGCCAGCAACCAGCAGTCACCTGTCAGGGACATGCATCAAAGGCTACTATGAAAGAAATAATAAGGCCACGTATTCCCTGCAGAGCCATACATCTACAAACAGTACTTTGTCATTCGAACCCTTTGCATTCACATTTGGCACTGATTTCCCTACTGAGGATTTGAACGTACCCAGAGCTCCCTGGCAGATGTCTGTGCGAGTAGCACCATCTACGATAAAGTGGGGGTCAGAGCAGAACTCCTGAAGTGCACAGAGAAGACCTATGGGTCAGACAAGCATAGGAGTGACTGAATCATCCCTGCTGACTCTCAACACCCTGAGTTAATGACTGATTGTTTACCCTAACTTCTTGATCCCTAACTTCATCCTCATCATGGACATAGTGCGTATTGTCATTTTCCCTAGTTTTCAGTATTTGTACATTAGTAATCAATCATAGACTACTGGAAACTAAATTCCAGCTCAGGTATAAGACTATAAGATTTAAAAAAGTGCAATGGGAAAAGGAGGACCGGATCTCTCCGGGGTCAGTCACCAAACAGCATTAGTCTCTCACCGTGGGTCTTAGCCACCGGACCCCCTGTGCTTTCGCTGAGCTCGGTCCAAGCTCCTTGAAACCAAGTGAGGAGTGTTTTGCGGGGAAGTAGTCATCCTCAAACAGTCGTTTACTTTGAAGGCACTGAGCTCTCAGGATCTCAAAGTCCTGTCCCAGGAACTTGTGAGCTTTGTCATTCTGGCCCAGACCCTCCGAACGGTCCCTGTCGCTTCGCAAGCGCAAAGCCACTCCCGCAGCAAACACAGGCTCCATCCCTACTACCTAGACTGCCCAGTGAAACACGCAGGACCAAAGAGGATGATACAGTTGAATAAGAAATTTAAGACCGAAGTAAAGAAACAGACCAGACCTAACCACAAAAGTGCAGCCTCCAAATTAACCTGACTGCTATATCCCAACAAGACTATACCTATAGTGTAAGTTGTTGGTAGCTTACAAATGAAACGGGAAAACGTTTTCAAATGACTGTGATCCTACCTTAAATACTGTAAATATGATTCCTTGAAACAAAGCGCACCTTGGGAATTGGTGAATCCGACTGATCGTCCTGAAGCTGTCCCACAGATCCCCCCCATACGTTAGGACAGACTACCTTAAAAAAGCTGGCTGTGCATTTTTTGCACGGCACAGTCACCCATGCCTATTTATTGGCGAAAACGCACAGTAAATTGGGTTGCGTCTTAAtataacaataaataaacaaataaaccatGTACAGTTACGCTAAATCATTACCTCAGTGGAAACCTGAAGCTGCCATTAACTGTTCACGTACATATTTTGTTGCCCATGCTCATTACATTTTGAGAACAACACTCCCACCTAATGGCTACAACTGGATGTTGTTCCTTGCAGTATATGCAGCATTataacacacatatatgtacacacacacacacacatatatatatatatatatacacacaccaattATGACAGTTAACAGAAAATATTTTCTGTTAACTGTCATAATTGGGATACTGCATATGGCATCATATTAGCCTACCTACATATTGCCTATGGTACTGCATCACTATTAATTTATGaaacagtgtgtttgttgtATGCAAGGTTGTAtaagcgatttcaggcccaacaAAGGCCCAAACatcaaacataaatgatcacattcatctaatctttcctaacgatccgctagctgtctgccccataagcagagAGAATGGAAGACTTTGTATTTATACATTCAGTCTCACCATTATGGAATTCATGGCTGctaatacattacattacatttggctgacgctttttagccaaagcgactaacaacatggtaaacagtaatgTAAAATTAGTAAAAAACTAATAGTATGACATAAAACAGTAACACAAAAACTGTCTGTACGAGCAAATGTGAAACTGGGTTAGGACAAGCGCCTCTTGAACTGCCGTATAGGTTATAGGTCATGACTTTACTGAAGCTCTGCCTATTTATCTGCTGAGAAGTCGAAGCCGTCCCTCTTACGACAACATACCAAAATTGACCACTGTTTCACAAAA
Encoded proteins:
- the si:dkeyp-50d11.2 gene encoding calpain-1 catalytic subunit; the encoded protein is MEPVFAAGVALRLRSDRDRSEGLGQNDKAHKFLGQDFEILRAQCLQSKRLFEDDYFPAKHSSLGFKELGPSSAKAQGVRWLRPTEFCSDPHFIVDGATRTDICQGALGDCWLLAAIACLTLNEPLLHRVVPHGQSFHHDYAGIFHFQIWQFGEWVDVVVDDRLPVRDGKLLFVHSAEGAEFWSALLEKAYAKLNGCYEALSGGSTSEGFEDFTGGVTEMYELKKAPPNLYSIIQKAVDRGSLLGCSIDITGFFDMEAVTFKKLVKGHAYSVTGVEEVELKGSLTKLIRIRNPWGEVEWTGAWSDESREWNSVDPSVRSRLHHRSEDGEFWMSFSDFMREFSRLEICNLTPDALQVSQLKKWNTVLYPGEWRRGSTAGGCRNYPATFWINPQYKIALTQPDTDSQSDCSFLVALMQKDRRRLRQEGKDMETIGFAIYEVPEECKGQAGMHLRRDFFLKQASKARSELFINLREVSSRFCLPEGEYIIVPSTFEPQKEGDFVLRVFSEKPADSQELDDELTADLPEEERLDESQIDEGFKNLFKQLAGQEMVITISKLQMILNRVVSKHKDLKTDGFGKEACRCMIALMDTNGSGKLGLADFHVLWEKVKKYLTIFRKFDLDKSGTMSSYEMRLALESAGFKLNNHLFQLIILRYAKPDLNVDFDNFVTCLIRLESMFKTFKTMDTDADGVVSFNFSQWISLTMFA